From one Microbacterium aurum genomic stretch:
- a CDS encoding alcohol dehydrogenase catalytic domain-containing protein has product MKSFVVETLDSSRLVEIEAPEPAPASGEAVIDVRASTVNRGELSLLASRDKGWAPGQDVAGVVISQAADGSGPRIGERVVGLAEQGSCTSYQYPREGAIGGDGST; this is encoded by the coding sequence ATGAAGAGCTTCGTCGTAGAGACACTCGACTCGAGCCGCCTCGTCGAGATCGAAGCGCCGGAACCGGCGCCCGCATCCGGGGAGGCCGTCATCGACGTCCGCGCCTCGACGGTCAACCGAGGTGAACTGAGTCTCCTCGCGTCCCGAGACAAGGGGTGGGCGCCCGGTCAGGACGTCGCGGGAGTCGTCATCAGCCAGGCGGCCGACGGATCCGGTCCGCGCATCGGAGAACGGGTGGTCGGCTTGGCGGAGCAGGGATCGTGTACGAGCTATCAGTATCCGCGGGAAGGTGCCATCGGAGGCGATGGGTCAACATGA
- a CDS encoding IS3 family transposase (programmed frameshift) yields the protein MPVKFSEEFKRDAVALVLTQGMSQKQVCADMGISKSALQAWVRNVELAGRGIAPAASSDRDGQREQAKMLKRIRELEMENEILRKAAAYLASEPSDRCCVPKIVFPLVRELAAAGAPVRVSVAVACRVLGFSKQAYYQWLANPVSDRDWDEAHLINAARDVWDEDRCQGYRLISDELVDDGWQVSERRVWRVCSQEGMFSAAHRRKGSRKHRRPGPAVHDDHVRRDFTADRPNELWLTDITEHRTGEGKVYLCAVKDVFSNRIVGYSISDRMKARLAVDALTDAFHRRGKPAGVTVHSDRGSRFRSRRFRRALRHFGLRGSMGRVGACADNAAMENWFSLLQKNVLNQQQWTTRDELRLAIVYWIEARYHRCRRQRRLGKLTPIEFETIMKHPACLAG from the exons ATGCCGGTGAAGTTTTCGGAGGAGTTCAAGCGCGACGCGGTCGCTCTGGTGCTCACGCAGGGAATGTCGCAGAAGCAGGTCTGCGCGGATATGGGGATCTCGAAGTCGGCGTTGCAGGCGTGGGTGCGTAACGTCGAGCTGGCCGGCCGCGGGATCGCGCCGGCGGCGTCGAGCGATCGGGACGGGCAGCGTGAGCAGGCGAAGATGCTCAAGCGGATCCGCGAGTTGGAGATGGAGAACGAGATCCTCCGGAAGGCCGCGGCGTATCTT GCAAGCGAACCTTCGGATCGGTGCTGCGTCCCCAAAATAGTGTTCCCGCTCGTCCGTGAACTGGCTGCGGCCGGCGCCCCCGTGAGGGTGTCGGTCGCGGTGGCGTGCAGGGTCCTCGGCTTCTCCAAGCAGGCGTACTACCAGTGGCTGGCCAATCCGGTCAGCGATCGCGACTGGGACGAGGCGCATCTGATCAACGCTGCCCGGGACGTGTGGGATGAGGACCGTTGTCAGGGGTACCGGCTCATCTCCGACGAACTCGTCGACGACGGCTGGCAGGTGTCTGAGCGTCGCGTGTGGCGGGTGTGCTCGCAGGAGGGCATGTTCTCGGCCGCGCACCGCCGCAAGGGCTCTCGGAAGCATCGCCGGCCGGGTCCTGCCGTGCACGACGACCATGTCAGACGTGACTTCACCGCCGACCGGCCCAACGAGTTGTGGCTCACCGACATCACCGAACACCGAACCGGTGAGGGCAAGGTGTACTTGTGCGCGGTCAAGGACGTGTTCAGCAACCGGATCGTGGGCTACTCGATCAGCGACCGGATGAAGGCCCGACTGGCCGTTGACGCGCTCACCGACGCGTTCCACCGGCGCGGTAAGCCAGCCGGGGTGACGGTGCATTCCGATCGAGGCAGTCGATTTCGAAGCCGTAGATTCCGGCGTGCCCTTCGACACTTCGGGCTGCGCGGATCGATGGGCAGAGTCGGCGCATGCGCGGACAACGCGGCCATGGAGAACTGGTTCAGTCTGCTGCAGAAGAACGTCCTCAACCAGCAGCAGTGGACCACCCGTGACGAGCTTCGCCTCGCGATCGTGTACTGGATCGAGGCACGCTACCACCGATGCCGCCGTCAACGAAGACTCGGGAAGTTGACGCCCATCGAGTTCGAGACCATCATGAAACACCCCGCCTGCCTGGCGGGATAA
- a CDS encoding MFS transporter → MAIIGLLGIAAAVIGAIGGGWLSDKLGRRKLFVGIGAGLFAAGAIVEATAYSVPTLIVGAVLMNLALAAFGAVDQAIVMAILPDRSEAGRYMAVVQFAQKIPSAFAPILAAAIITIGAAEGVKNYTLGNAEPLVDSFPYPARQAGCFMMVSNSMGVNFPSLR, encoded by the coding sequence GTGGCGATCATCGGGCTCCTCGGCATCGCCGCCGCGGTCATCGGCGCGATCGGCGGCGGATGGCTGTCCGACAAACTCGGACGCCGCAAGCTCTTCGTGGGGATAGGCGCCGGACTGTTCGCCGCCGGCGCGATCGTCGAAGCGACCGCCTATTCGGTCCCCACCCTGATCGTGGGCGCAGTCCTTATGAATCTCGCTCTCGCCGCGTTCGGCGCCGTCGACCAGGCCATCGTCATGGCGATCCTGCCGGACCGCAGCGAAGCAGGCCGCTACATGGCCGTCGTCCAGTTCGCGCAGAAGATCCCCAGCGCGTTCGCGCCGATCCTGGCCGCGGCGATCATCACGATCGGTGCCGCTGAGGGCGTCAAGAACTACACGCTCGGGAATGCTGAGCCTTTGGTTGACTCGTTTCCTTATCCCGCCAGGCAGGCGGGGTGTTTCATGATGGTCTCGAACTCGATGGGCGTCAACTTCCCGAGTCTTCGTTGA
- a CDS encoding acetyl-CoA C-acyltransferase encodes MVAYRRTAFGRAQKGSFAGERPEDLALTAVRAVLRSIPEADPPNFDDFYLGTALPEGAQGDNAARRVAVYAGYDSLPGATINRFCASSLQAIAGAARAIRAEDGDAFLVGGMESTSTTPPNSTNVYPGSEVSALRVDAIFAAGEEWSDPRSEGLTPDVYVSMGKTAELVARLTGTTRHEQDEWALHSQARAAAAIDAGFFDREIAPHTRRDGSSVSADDGPRRGTTMEGLAALRPVFREGGTVTAGNASPLNDGASAVVLMSASRASELGLTPLARILGSAATAISPEVMGLGPITATQKLLSRLELSIGDIDLIELNEAFAAQVVPVVRQLGLDPERVNVNGGAIAIGHPFGATGTRLVGTLINALHDRGGRLGLATLCVGGGQGMALVLERLA; translated from the coding sequence GTGGTGGCCTACCGGCGGACCGCCTTCGGCAGAGCTCAGAAGGGCTCGTTCGCAGGTGAACGACCGGAGGATCTCGCGCTGACGGCAGTCCGCGCCGTGCTCAGATCAATCCCCGAGGCAGACCCTCCGAACTTCGACGACTTCTACCTCGGGACCGCCCTGCCCGAGGGCGCCCAGGGCGACAACGCCGCCCGCCGTGTGGCGGTCTACGCGGGATACGACAGCCTGCCGGGCGCGACGATAAACCGCTTCTGCGCTTCTTCCCTGCAAGCCATTGCCGGCGCGGCTCGCGCGATCCGCGCGGAAGACGGCGACGCCTTCCTCGTCGGCGGGATGGAGTCGACTTCCACGACTCCCCCGAACTCGACGAACGTCTATCCGGGCTCAGAGGTTTCTGCCCTCCGTGTCGACGCGATCTTCGCGGCCGGCGAAGAATGGAGCGATCCTCGATCGGAGGGACTCACGCCAGACGTCTACGTGTCGATGGGAAAGACGGCGGAACTGGTCGCCCGACTCACCGGCACGACCCGTCACGAGCAAGACGAATGGGCGCTGCATTCACAGGCGCGCGCGGCCGCCGCGATTGACGCCGGGTTTTTCGACCGCGAGATCGCCCCCCACACACGCCGCGACGGGAGCAGCGTGAGCGCCGATGACGGACCGCGTCGAGGGACCACGATGGAAGGGCTCGCCGCCTTGAGGCCCGTGTTCCGAGAGGGCGGCACAGTGACCGCGGGAAATGCGAGCCCTCTCAACGACGGAGCCTCGGCCGTGGTCCTGATGAGCGCCTCGCGCGCCTCGGAACTCGGCCTGACTCCGCTCGCGCGGATTCTCGGTTCGGCAGCCACCGCGATTTCGCCCGAGGTCATGGGCCTGGGGCCGATCACCGCAACACAGAAACTGCTGTCCCGGCTCGAGCTCAGCATCGGCGATATCGATCTCATCGAGCTGAACGAGGCATTCGCCGCGCAGGTGGTGCCGGTGGTGCGTCAACTCGGGCTCGACCCGGAACGCGTCAACGTGAATGGCGGTGCGATCGCAATCGGGCACCCGTTCGGCGCAACCGGCACCCGGCTGGTCGGCACGCTGATCAACGCGTTGCACGACCGCGGCGGGCGCCTGGGACTCGCGACGCTGTGCGTCGGCGGTGGCCAGGGCATGGCTCTCGTGCTCGAGCGGCTGGCGTGA
- a CDS encoding PaaI family thioesterase, with product MIDPFVLSLISDEPAMDWFGLNVEQAHEGSAVVTVRVSADQVNASRATHGGVVFAVADQAFAMAANTVVHYAVTADAAIQYLSPTNAGDVLTATARTSFRDERRVVIDVDVTSRDRTIALFRGTARAGRRQ from the coding sequence ATGATCGACCCCTTCGTGCTTTCGCTCATCTCGGATGAGCCCGCGATGGACTGGTTCGGGCTGAATGTCGAGCAGGCTCACGAGGGGAGCGCCGTCGTGACGGTCAGGGTGAGCGCGGACCAGGTCAACGCGAGTCGCGCGACACACGGCGGCGTGGTGTTCGCGGTAGCCGATCAGGCCTTCGCCATGGCGGCGAACACCGTCGTGCACTACGCCGTGACGGCGGATGCCGCAATCCAGTACCTGTCTCCCACGAATGCGGGCGACGTTTTGACTGCCACCGCGCGGACGTCCTTCCGCGACGAGCGGCGCGTCGTGATCGACGTGGATGTCACCAGCCGCGACCGGACGATCGCCCTGTTCCGCGGAACCGCACGAGCGGGCCGGCGGCAATGA
- a CDS encoding dihydrodipicolinate synthase family protein: MVDYTKSQAREWAKEHWQGAIAVTMPSYSADFARINENAIRHDILKLKELGFAGTLLVAELNITPEENARVTAIARDAGGADFQLFFHAAFNTLEENIHALALAENEGVDSVLLSYPTAFWPTSLDEVFDYTKQLADSTDLGVMLFGLPAWGFERIDNAGMPVSWVRHVLDEIPNIVAIKAEQGYPSIGGIMEMYHHFGEDVIISCPIEGETIPLMSVLDFQFSGTSNSNWMSDYFPRAFQLARSGQWEEAMKLWWQVAPARAANTAILTGSAVGTTVINRTGWKYQEWLAGFNGGALRAPAPRIPDRLMKQARQALVASGLPVTDLPDSEFVKGRTRA, encoded by the coding sequence ATGGTCGACTACACGAAGAGCCAAGCCCGCGAATGGGCGAAGGAGCACTGGCAGGGCGCCATTGCGGTGACTATGCCCTCCTATTCGGCGGACTTCGCCCGGATCAACGAGAACGCGATCCGCCACGACATCCTCAAGCTCAAAGAGCTCGGCTTCGCGGGGACGCTGCTCGTCGCCGAGCTGAACATCACGCCGGAGGAGAACGCGCGGGTGACGGCCATCGCCCGCGATGCCGGAGGAGCCGACTTCCAGCTGTTCTTCCACGCGGCGTTCAACACCCTCGAAGAGAACATCCACGCCCTGGCGCTTGCCGAGAACGAGGGCGTCGACAGCGTACTGCTGTCGTACCCGACCGCCTTCTGGCCGACCTCGCTCGACGAGGTGTTCGACTACACGAAGCAGCTCGCCGATTCCACGGATCTCGGCGTCATGCTCTTCGGCCTGCCCGCGTGGGGCTTCGAGCGGATCGACAACGCGGGGATGCCGGTGTCGTGGGTGCGGCACGTGCTCGATGAGATCCCCAACATCGTGGCCATCAAGGCCGAGCAGGGTTACCCCAGCATCGGGGGAATCATGGAGATGTATCACCACTTCGGCGAGGACGTCATCATCTCGTGCCCCATCGAGGGCGAGACGATTCCACTCATGTCGGTTCTGGACTTCCAGTTCTCCGGTACGAGCAACTCGAACTGGATGAGCGACTACTTCCCCCGCGCCTTCCAACTGGCGCGGTCCGGACAGTGGGAGGAAGCCATGAAGCTGTGGTGGCAGGTTGCCCCCGCACGTGCGGCGAACACCGCGATCCTTACCGGTTCTGCAGTAGGCACCACCGTCATCAACCGCACCGGCTGGAAGTATCAGGAGTGGCTCGCCGGCTTTAACGGAGGGGCCCTCCGCGCTCCCGCCCCGCGCATCCCCGATCGCCTGATGAAGCAGGCGCGCCAGGCCCTCGTCGCGTCGGGCCTGCCGGTCACCGACCTGCCTGACAGCGAGTTCGTGAAGGGACGCACGAGGGCCTGA
- a CDS encoding ornithine cyclodeaminase family protein, translating to MSTEAELPARLPLFLTDADVAQLSDLPRAIAAIREAYSAPVDDRRNPGRIFADSTREWMRVMPSVPASGNLFGAKSINGSFADGLRVSYLISLFDKDTADLVALVDGNRVTGLRTAATTAVGAEVIAPKRPLKVGIIGSGFEAQSHTIALSLVTRFASVAVFSPTQVNRESFAESFSQSLGVPVDAVDSAERAVLGADLVLCAARSRDESPTLQADWVGEDATVVSIGSTTPAQRELPAELIARASLVVVDGVEEVLHGSGDMIAARAAGVDVDRLTASLNDVLLGDRAVDLERGIRIYKSTGAGLQDIVVAEALVDLARLRGIGTELPVGIVTTRK from the coding sequence GTGAGCACGGAAGCCGAGCTTCCCGCACGTCTGCCCCTCTTCCTCACCGATGCGGATGTCGCGCAACTGTCCGATCTTCCCCGCGCCATCGCAGCCATTCGCGAGGCCTACTCGGCGCCGGTCGACGACCGACGTAACCCGGGAAGGATCTTCGCCGACAGCACCCGCGAGTGGATGCGGGTCATGCCGTCCGTTCCCGCGAGCGGGAACCTGTTCGGAGCGAAATCGATCAACGGGTCCTTCGCCGACGGCCTGCGTGTCAGCTACCTGATCTCGCTGTTCGATAAGGACACGGCCGACCTCGTCGCGCTCGTCGACGGCAATCGCGTCACGGGCCTGCGTACCGCGGCGACCACCGCGGTCGGCGCCGAGGTCATCGCACCGAAGCGGCCACTCAAGGTCGGCATCATCGGCTCAGGTTTCGAGGCGCAATCCCACACGATCGCGCTTTCCCTCGTGACCCGATTTGCTTCGGTCGCCGTGTTCAGCCCGACGCAGGTGAACCGAGAGTCCTTCGCAGAGTCGTTCTCACAGAGCCTCGGAGTGCCGGTGGATGCCGTCGACTCGGCCGAGCGCGCCGTCCTTGGAGCAGACCTCGTGCTGTGCGCCGCACGGTCGCGGGACGAGAGCCCGACCCTCCAGGCGGACTGGGTCGGCGAGGACGCCACGGTGGTCTCGATCGGCTCGACGACGCCCGCTCAGCGCGAGCTCCCGGCCGAACTCATCGCCCGGGCATCCCTCGTCGTCGTCGACGGCGTTGAGGAGGTGCTGCACGGCAGCGGAGACATGATCGCCGCACGCGCCGCCGGCGTCGACGTCGACAGGCTCACCGCATCGCTGAACGATGTGCTGCTCGGAGACCGCGCCGTGGACCTCGAGCGCGGCATTCGAATCTACAAATCCACCGGCGCGGGCCTGCAGGACATCGTCGTGGCAGAGGCCCTCGTCGACCTCGCCCGTCTGCGCGGCATCGGCACAGAGCTGCCCGTCGGCATTGTCACCACCCGCAAGTAG
- a CDS encoding aldehyde dehydrogenase family protein, which produces MAIATVNPATGKTEMIIEPHSREEVDQRISEAASAAELLRQTSFAERAEWMRAAAAILDDQAEGLGELITVEMGKPIAQSVAEVHKCAKAMRFYAENSEQFLADVTLADPSTVSASRAWTRYEPLGVVLAVMPWNYPLWQVIRFAAPALMAGNAGLLKHASNVPQSALFLDTLFERAGFPVGSFRALLIGGAEVGAVIADPRVTGVTLTGSEPAGRSVAAIAGDHVKKAVLELGGSDPFVVLASGDVKAAAATAVRARINNNGQSCIAGKRFIVHTDVYDEFAAEFTNLMSALRVGDPLDPAVEVGPVATESGRNDLIELVEDARAKGATILTGGSVPDRPGWYYEPTVIADLPDDARLVQEETFGPVASLYRATDNTDALRIANQTTFGLSSAVWTNDPEEEEWFVANLDAGAVFINGMTVSYQELPFGGIKRSGFGRELAAVGQREFCNLKTVWKA; this is translated from the coding sequence ATGGCGATCGCGACAGTGAACCCGGCGACGGGAAAAACGGAGATGATCATCGAGCCGCACAGCCGCGAGGAGGTCGACCAGCGGATCAGCGAGGCTGCGTCCGCCGCGGAACTTCTTCGGCAAACGAGCTTTGCGGAGCGCGCCGAGTGGATGCGGGCTGCCGCAGCGATCCTCGACGACCAGGCCGAAGGACTCGGCGAGCTCATCACGGTCGAAATGGGCAAGCCCATCGCGCAATCGGTCGCCGAAGTGCACAAGTGCGCCAAGGCGATGCGCTTCTACGCCGAGAATTCGGAGCAGTTCCTCGCCGATGTGACGCTGGCAGACCCGTCGACGGTGTCCGCATCCCGCGCCTGGACGCGCTACGAGCCGCTCGGAGTCGTGCTCGCGGTCATGCCGTGGAACTACCCCCTGTGGCAGGTCATCCGCTTCGCGGCACCCGCGCTCATGGCGGGGAACGCGGGCCTTCTCAAACACGCCTCGAACGTGCCGCAGTCCGCACTGTTCCTCGACACACTGTTCGAACGCGCCGGCTTTCCCGTGGGCTCATTTCGCGCGCTTCTGATCGGCGGCGCTGAGGTCGGAGCGGTCATCGCGGACCCCAGAGTCACGGGGGTGACGCTGACGGGCTCGGAGCCCGCGGGACGTTCGGTGGCGGCGATCGCCGGTGATCACGTCAAGAAGGCGGTCCTCGAACTGGGCGGCTCAGACCCGTTCGTCGTCCTGGCTTCGGGGGACGTCAAGGCCGCCGCGGCAACCGCCGTCCGCGCCCGCATCAACAACAACGGCCAGTCTTGCATCGCCGGCAAACGCTTCATCGTTCACACCGACGTCTACGACGAGTTCGCGGCGGAGTTCACGAACCTGATGTCTGCCCTCCGGGTGGGCGACCCCCTCGACCCTGCCGTCGAGGTGGGGCCGGTCGCCACCGAGTCAGGGCGCAATGACCTGATCGAGCTCGTGGAAGACGCCCGCGCCAAGGGCGCGACGATCCTCACCGGTGGCTCGGTGCCCGACCGGCCCGGCTGGTACTACGAGCCGACGGTGATCGCGGATCTGCCCGACGACGCCCGACTCGTCCAGGAGGAGACTTTCGGCCCCGTCGCCTCGCTCTATCGGGCAACGGACAACACGGACGCACTCCGCATCGCGAACCAGACCACCTTTGGCCTCTCGAGCGCGGTGTGGACGAATGACCCCGAAGAGGAGGAATGGTTCGTCGCGAATCTCGACGCGGGCGCCGTGTTCATCAACGGAATGACCGTGTCGTACCAGGAACTCCCCTTCGGTGGCATCAAGCGCTCCGGGTTCGGCCGCGAGCTCGCCGCAGTGGGGCAACGTGAGTTCTGCAATCTCAAGACGGTCTGGAAGGCATAA
- a CDS encoding LysR family transcriptional regulator has translation MAATDYNLLKPLRALLEERSVTRAAARLHVSQPTMSSFLSRLRAHYQDVLLIRRGNQHVLTPLGERLLLALPQVIAETDQIFRLQSRFDPVTSTRSFSIAGVDYAVARIAPALTRIVEREAPNVRFEFPTVDARLVSGLPESMRALDAVILPHGYIFDLPHIDIPVERWVCLVDGASGIPERPTKDELLTRPWVQNLAAREGMNPARTQLQFRGIDISVAAVTPHFFVMPSLVLGTDRIAIVPERMAVIAITMHPRLRMVIPPLDLDPVHDAFWWSADREHDAEHVWLRQVLTRVAAEVI, from the coding sequence ATGGCAGCGACCGATTACAACCTGTTGAAGCCCCTGCGCGCACTGCTCGAAGAGCGGAGCGTCACCCGGGCGGCAGCGCGGCTACACGTCTCGCAGCCGACGATGTCGAGCTTTCTCTCCCGTCTGCGTGCCCACTACCAGGATGTGCTCCTCATCCGCCGGGGCAACCAGCATGTCCTGACGCCCCTCGGTGAACGACTGCTCCTGGCCCTGCCGCAAGTGATCGCGGAGACCGACCAGATCTTCCGGCTGCAATCGCGCTTCGACCCGGTGACCAGCACTCGGTCCTTCTCGATCGCCGGGGTGGATTACGCGGTGGCTCGGATCGCGCCCGCCCTGACGAGAATCGTCGAGCGTGAAGCGCCGAATGTGCGCTTCGAATTCCCCACGGTCGACGCACGGCTCGTTAGCGGCCTGCCCGAGTCGATGCGAGCGCTCGACGCGGTGATCCTGCCACACGGCTACATCTTCGATCTCCCGCACATTGACATTCCCGTCGAACGCTGGGTCTGCTTGGTCGACGGCGCATCGGGGATTCCCGAACGGCCCACGAAAGACGAACTGCTCACGCGGCCCTGGGTCCAGAACCTAGCGGCCCGAGAAGGCATGAACCCCGCACGAACGCAACTGCAGTTCCGCGGCATCGACATCTCCGTCGCAGCGGTGACCCCGCACTTCTTCGTCATGCCGTCACTGGTTCTCGGCACCGATCGGATCGCAATCGTGCCGGAGCGCATGGCAGTGATCGCGATCACGATGCACCCGCGTCTGAGAATGGTCATCCCCCCGCTCGATCTCGACCCCGTCCACGACGCCTTCTGGTGGTCGGCTGACCGCGAACATGACGCGGAACACGTCTGGCTCCGGCAGGTGCTCACGCGGGTCGCGGCCGAGGTCATCTGA
- a CDS encoding bifunctional 3-(3-hydroxy-phenyl)propionate/3-hydroxycinnamic acid hydroxylase has protein sequence MSIDVDVVVIGGGPVGSTALALCGRAGLTAIGFEKDSDLWPTARAVHFDGETMRTLQGLGIASRFQEVVIPMKDVEIVNEAGEVLVHAPTGGIGEQAWNDHISFHQPDIEHLIREVVSDTPGIELRCGVRVTSVVNVEGGVEVTSVDARGIESTTRARWAIAADGGRSEIRHALGISTDKYGADAQWLVVDGQLVDAPGYDADMVQFGRHTRPALWLRLPGDRVRMEFMLMPDDDPEEIVTPAAVERLSRGVLPADKFTPDRQAIYTFRGRISQRWRSGDIFLAGDAAHQAPPLFGQGLCAGIRDAANLVWKLDLVRRGIADSSLLDTYENERKPHATAWVETAANQAVIIQTTDPDVARGRDEYIRANPGATAVPPPPALGPGLHSGSTDPRAGHLGPQPILADGTRLDDMVGAHFLVAANRSVYEALPRATKVALDEDDDTVTLLDPAKVDQLLTRVGAPAVVLRPDHYILGTADSATALDRLIGTIPSIAHATQLTSESR, from the coding sequence GTGAGCATCGATGTCGACGTCGTCGTGATCGGGGGAGGCCCGGTCGGGTCCACCGCACTGGCTCTCTGCGGCAGGGCAGGGCTCACCGCAATCGGATTCGAGAAGGATTCCGACCTGTGGCCCACCGCGCGTGCCGTCCACTTCGACGGCGAGACCATGCGCACGCTGCAGGGCCTGGGTATCGCGTCGCGCTTTCAAGAGGTCGTCATTCCGATGAAGGACGTCGAGATCGTCAATGAGGCCGGCGAGGTTTTGGTGCATGCTCCGACCGGAGGGATCGGCGAGCAGGCCTGGAACGACCACATCAGTTTCCACCAGCCCGACATCGAGCACCTGATCCGCGAGGTCGTCTCGGACACCCCCGGCATCGAGCTGCGCTGCGGCGTGCGCGTGACGTCGGTGGTGAACGTCGAAGGCGGCGTGGAGGTGACAAGTGTCGATGCGCGCGGGATCGAGTCCACGACGCGCGCACGCTGGGCGATCGCCGCCGACGGTGGGCGCTCCGAGATCCGGCACGCGCTCGGTATCTCGACAGACAAGTACGGAGCGGACGCCCAGTGGCTCGTCGTCGACGGTCAGCTGGTCGACGCACCGGGATATGACGCGGATATGGTCCAATTCGGACGCCACACCCGACCCGCGCTGTGGCTGAGGCTCCCCGGCGACCGCGTCCGTATGGAGTTCATGCTCATGCCCGACGACGATCCCGAAGAGATCGTCACTCCGGCCGCGGTCGAGCGGCTCAGCCGTGGCGTGCTGCCCGCCGACAAGTTCACGCCCGACCGCCAGGCGATCTACACCTTCCGCGGACGGATCTCGCAGCGGTGGCGAAGCGGCGACATCTTCCTCGCTGGTGACGCGGCCCACCAGGCGCCCCCACTGTTCGGCCAGGGCCTCTGCGCGGGAATTCGCGATGCCGCCAACCTCGTCTGGAAGCTCGATCTCGTACGCCGCGGTATCGCCGACTCTTCGCTCCTGGACACCTACGAGAACGAGCGCAAGCCGCACGCGACGGCCTGGGTGGAGACGGCCGCCAATCAGGCCGTGATCATCCAGACCACGGATCCCGATGTTGCGCGCGGTCGCGACGAGTACATCAGGGCCAACCCTGGCGCGACAGCGGTCCCGCCGCCCCCGGCGCTCGGGCCTGGCCTGCACTCGGGGAGCACCGACCCGCGCGCCGGCCACCTCGGACCGCAGCCGATCCTCGCGGACGGAACCCGCCTGGACGACATGGTGGGCGCCCACTTCCTGGTCGCCGCGAACCGTTCCGTATACGAGGCCCTTCCGCGCGCGACCAAAGTCGCCCTCGACGAGGACGACGACACCGTCACACTGCTGGATCCCGCGAAGGTGGATCAGCTCCTGACACGCGTCGGCGCCCCCGCGGTGGTCCTCCGACCGGATCACTACATCCTCGGCACCGCCGACTCCGCGACCGCACTGGATCGTCTCATCGGGACCATCCCATCGATCGCACATGCCACCCAACTCACCTCTGAATCGCGCTAG
- a CDS encoding VOC family protein, protein MSFRPITHIRHFDIAVPDFDKQVEFYKNHWGLTVQHDDGNVVYFAAEGSPEQYVTRVRRSADKRLDLVAFGAADRESVDTLAHNLASTGVKLVFEPTDLQTLGGGYGFRFFDLEGRTIEVSTDVEVREHRKIEERESIPVRLSHVVLNSAEPEKMRDWYERNLGFRLSDTLNHPHVGDLFYFMRCSTQHHSMAIARGPHASLQHASFELRGIDEYMRGSGRIIRAGYRKIWGPGRHRAGDNTFTYFVDPNGNTMEMTTELETIEEDTWHPHIYDVQEPETSDQWGTGGDMDEFITKEMFNDSDNKSLYVAPPV, encoded by the coding sequence ATGTCATTCCGTCCGATCACCCATATCCGCCACTTCGACATCGCCGTCCCGGACTTCGACAAGCAGGTCGAGTTCTACAAGAACCACTGGGGTCTGACCGTCCAGCACGATGACGGCAACGTCGTCTACTTCGCCGCAGAGGGATCGCCCGAGCAGTACGTGACCCGCGTGCGCCGCTCGGCCGACAAGCGCCTCGACCTCGTCGCATTCGGCGCCGCCGACCGGGAGTCGGTGGACACCCTGGCGCACAATCTGGCGAGCACCGGCGTCAAGCTCGTCTTCGAGCCCACCGACCTGCAGACACTGGGCGGGGGGTACGGTTTCCGCTTCTTCGACCTCGAAGGGCGCACGATCGAGGTGTCGACCGATGTCGAGGTCCGAGAGCACCGCAAGATCGAGGAACGGGAGTCCATTCCTGTGCGCCTGTCTCACGTCGTCCTCAATTCCGCCGAGCCGGAGAAGATGCGTGACTGGTACGAGCGCAACCTCGGCTTCCGGCTGTCCGACACCCTCAACCACCCGCACGTCGGCGACCTGTTCTACTTCATGCGCTGCAGCACGCAGCACCATTCGATGGCGATCGCCCGCGGACCGCACGCATCGCTCCAGCACGCGTCTTTCGAACTGCGCGGCATCGACGAGTACATGCGCGGCAGCGGCCGGATCATCCGTGCTGGCTACCGCAAGATCTGGGGACCGGGGCGCCACCGCGCCGGCGACAATACGTTCACCTACTTCGTCGACCCGAACGGCAACACGATGGAGATGACGACCGAGCTCGAAACGATCGAAGAGGATACCTGGCATCCCCACATCTACGACGTCCAGGAACCAGAGACCTCCGACCAGTGGGGGACGGGCGGCGACATGGACGAGTTCATCACCAAGGAGATGTTCAACGACTCGGACAACAAGAGCCTGTACGTCGCCCCCCCGGTCTGA